In the Streptomyces sp. f51 genome, one interval contains:
- a CDS encoding EF-hand domain-containing protein produces the protein MVSSEYERRIAARFAGFDQDGNGYIDREDFSAAAKAVLAEFGTTARSDKGQALYVGAEAFWQGMAGIADRDGDQRITREEFVSGAVKRLRDNPERFAEIARPFLHAALAVADTDGDGAATVGETTRVLRALGVGETLAATVAGALDTDADGRVGETEIVTAFARYFTVPE, from the coding sequence ATGGTCAGTTCCGAGTACGAGCGCAGGATCGCCGCCCGGTTCGCCGGCTTCGACCAGGACGGCAACGGCTACATCGACCGGGAGGACTTCAGCGCCGCGGCCAAGGCCGTGCTCGCCGAGTTCGGCACGACGGCCCGGTCGGACAAGGGCCAGGCCCTCTACGTCGGTGCCGAGGCGTTCTGGCAGGGCATGGCCGGGATAGCGGACCGGGACGGCGACCAGCGGATCACGCGCGAGGAGTTCGTGAGCGGTGCCGTGAAGCGGCTGCGCGACAACCCCGAGCGGTTCGCCGAGATCGCCCGCCCGTTCCTGCACGCGGCCCTCGCCGTGGCGGACACCGACGGGGACGGCGCGGCCACGGTCGGGGAGACCACCCGCGTCCTCAGGGCGCTCGGAGTGGGCGAGACCCTCGCCGCCACCGTGGCCGGCGCCCTGGACACGGACGCCGACGGACGCGTGGGCGAAACAGAGATCGTGACGGCCTTCGCCCGCTACTTCACCGTCCCGGAATAG
- a CDS encoding STAS domain-containing protein yields the protein MADGESGVDEWTVLRVSGELDLVTSPALRQSVHDVVAAGRHGIVLDLSEVVFCDSSGVGVLIAVRRLMRSCRGRLRLILPARGAADGSHVNRVLGALGVRRLFDVYPDVDAARDEESRPLSA from the coding sequence GTGGCCGACGGCGAGAGCGGCGTGGACGAGTGGACCGTGCTGCGGGTGTCGGGTGAACTCGACCTCGTCACGTCCCCGGCGCTGCGCCAGAGCGTGCACGACGTGGTGGCCGCGGGCCGGCACGGCATCGTCCTGGATCTGTCCGAGGTCGTGTTCTGCGACTCCAGCGGTGTCGGCGTCCTGATCGCCGTCCGCCGCCTCATGCGCTCCTGCCGCGGGCGCCTGCGGCTGATCCTGCCCGCCAGGGGCGCGGCCGACGGCTCCCATGTGAACCGTGTCCTCGGGGCCCTCGGGGTGCGCCGGCTCTTCGACGTCTACCCCGACGTCGACGCCGCCAGGGACGAGGAGTCCCGCCCGCTGTCGGCCTGA
- a CDS encoding sigma-70 family RNA polymerase sigma factor, with protein MATQDAPPRWDRRMQQRLSRGEAAALGELYDRFASLVHGLAHRVLGDERAADGITREVFTHVWENPDAYDPKQGPLRSWVATLTHRLAVQRLRATETAALAQGGDGTAEELERKVRSASVAARADYIVTSMPTPLRTALELAYFQRRDYRQAAADLGVTEDEARRRLRLGLQLLSTAHDAGPSGAPPEPGGAR; from the coding sequence ATGGCGACGCAGGACGCACCGCCCCGCTGGGACCGCAGGATGCAGCAGCGGCTCTCGCGCGGTGAGGCGGCCGCGCTCGGCGAGCTCTACGACCGTTTCGCCTCGCTCGTGCACGGTCTCGCCCATCGCGTGCTCGGGGACGAACGGGCCGCCGACGGGATCACCCGCGAGGTCTTCACCCACGTCTGGGAGAACCCCGACGCCTACGACCCCAAGCAGGGGCCGCTGCGTTCCTGGGTCGCCACGCTGACCCACCGCCTGGCCGTGCAGCGCCTGCGCGCCACCGAGACCGCCGCGCTCGCCCAGGGCGGCGACGGCACCGCCGAGGAACTGGAGCGCAAGGTGCGCAGCGCGTCCGTCGCCGCCCGCGCGGACTACATCGTCACGTCCATGCCCACTCCGCTGCGGACCGCACTGGAACTGGCGTATTTCCAGCGCCGTGACTACCGCCAGGCGGCCGCCGATCTCGGCGTCACCGAGGACGAGGCCCGCCGCCGGCTCCGCCTCGGCCTCCAGCTGCTGTCCACCGCCCACGACGCCGGGCCCTCCGGCGCGCCACCGGAACCCGGGGGTGCGCGGTGA
- a CDS encoding maleylpyruvate isomerase N-terminal domain-containing protein: MREDGHGDAGGADAGPRPGGPPRIPPPRASVEDTGLPLPEPAAAPGPAPLVLEHRVLKSLLGAWALAACSADETAAVEEHLGHCGSCAEEALRLREAVGLLHPAESLDLDPTLRTRVLTSCLDRRPPRIPVPGWAAPYDAETARLDALLQDIGGSEWHAPVRLRWFEGDAPVSRRTTVAGVIAHLLSVDGLVAVALGLDDPLGGTGAREPTPQDRTEAYWRSTRVPHTRSVRGPWREQSHDLVRTVSFVEEGAPAAGGVAGGEASGRLTVPYGGFDLPLSDSMLDRAFECWVHAGDIADAVDYPYEPPAPRHLHRMIDLAARMLPVALAERRRAGLADRSVRHLVAAGTPGRSLRLEIEGSGGGEWLIPLDSPGAVGSADHEVAHVALDGVEFCRLAAGHVSPEEAAAGQDGDREVIRDVLFAAASLSRM; this comes from the coding sequence ATGCGTGAGGACGGGCACGGGGACGCGGGCGGCGCGGACGCCGGACCACGGCCGGGCGGGCCGCCCCGCATACCGCCGCCGCGCGCCTCCGTGGAGGACACCGGACTGCCGCTGCCCGAACCGGCCGCCGCGCCGGGGCCGGCGCCGCTGGTCCTCGAACACCGGGTCCTGAAGTCGCTGCTGGGCGCGTGGGCGCTGGCCGCCTGCTCGGCCGACGAGACGGCCGCCGTCGAGGAACACCTGGGGCACTGCGGCTCCTGCGCGGAAGAGGCGCTGCGGCTGCGCGAGGCCGTCGGGCTGCTGCACCCGGCGGAGAGCCTCGATCTGGACCCGACGCTGCGCACCCGTGTCCTGACGAGCTGCCTCGACCGGCGCCCGCCGCGCATCCCGGTCCCCGGGTGGGCCGCTCCGTACGACGCGGAGACCGCCCGGCTCGACGCCCTGCTCCAGGACATCGGCGGCTCCGAATGGCACGCGCCCGTGCGGCTGCGCTGGTTCGAGGGCGACGCGCCCGTGAGCCGCCGCACGACGGTCGCCGGGGTCATCGCCCATCTGCTGAGCGTCGACGGGCTGGTCGCCGTCGCGCTGGGCCTGGACGACCCGCTCGGCGGGACCGGCGCGCGGGAACCGACACCGCAGGACCGCACCGAGGCGTACTGGCGCTCCACGCGCGTCCCGCACACCCGGTCCGTGCGCGGGCCCTGGCGGGAACAGAGCCACGACCTCGTGCGGACGGTGTCGTTCGTGGAGGAGGGCGCACCGGCCGCGGGCGGGGTCGCGGGCGGGGAGGCCTCCGGGCGGCTCACCGTGCCCTACGGCGGATTCGACCTGCCGCTCAGCGACTCGATGCTGGACCGGGCCTTCGAGTGCTGGGTGCACGCGGGGGACATCGCCGACGCGGTGGACTACCCGTACGAACCCCCGGCTCCCCGGCATCTGCACCGGATGATCGACCTGGCCGCGCGGATGCTGCCCGTCGCGCTCGCCGAGCGGCGCCGGGCCGGGCTCGCGGACCGGTCGGTCCGGCACCTCGTCGCCGCGGGCACCCCGGGGCGCAGTCTGCGCCTGGAGATCGAGGGCTCGGGGGGCGGCGAGTGGCTCATCCCGCTCGACTCGCCCGGCGCGGTGGGCTCCGCCGACCACGAGGTGGCCCATGTCGCGCTGGACGGGGTGGAGTTCTGCCGCCTGGCCGCGGGCCATGTGTCCCCGGAGGAGGCGGCCGCCGGACAGGACGGCGACCGCGAGGTCATCAGGGACGTCCTGTTCGCGGCCGCGTCACTGAGCCGGATGTGA
- the purU gene encoding formyltetrahydrofolate deformylase, with amino-acid sequence MNEPSVRGTAPAAEQYVLTLSCPDKQGIVHAVSSYLFMTGCNIVDSQQFGDQDTGLFFMRVHFSAESPVTVEKLRASFTAIGDAFHMDWQIHRAEDRMRVVLMVSRFGHCLNDLLFRTRIGALPVDIAAVVSNHTDFAELVGSYDVPFHHIAVTKDTKAEAEAQLLELVREKGVELVVLARYMQVLSDDLCKQLSGRIINIHHSFLPSFKGAKPYHQAHARGVKLIGATAHYVTADLDEGPIIEQEVERVGHDVTPDQLVAIGRDVECQALARAVKWHAEHRILLNGRRTVVFA; translated from the coding sequence ATGAATGAGCCGTCCGTCCGCGGGACCGCGCCCGCCGCCGAGCAGTACGTCCTGACGCTGTCCTGCCCCGACAAGCAGGGCATCGTGCACGCCGTGTCCAGCTACTTGTTCATGACCGGCTGCAACATCGTGGACAGCCAGCAGTTCGGCGACCAGGACACGGGTCTGTTCTTCATGCGCGTCCACTTCTCGGCGGAGTCGCCGGTGACCGTGGAGAAACTGCGGGCGAGTTTCACGGCGATCGGCGACGCCTTCCACATGGACTGGCAGATCCACCGGGCCGAGGACCGCATGCGGGTCGTCCTCATGGTCAGCAGGTTCGGCCACTGCCTGAACGACCTGCTCTTCCGGACACGGATCGGCGCGCTGCCCGTCGACATCGCCGCCGTGGTCTCCAACCACACGGACTTCGCCGAGCTGGTGGGGTCCTACGACGTTCCCTTCCACCACATCGCGGTGACGAAGGACACGAAGGCCGAGGCCGAGGCGCAGCTGCTGGAGCTGGTGCGGGAGAAGGGCGTCGAGCTGGTCGTCCTCGCCCGCTACATGCAGGTCCTCTCGGACGACCTGTGCAAGCAGCTCAGCGGCCGGATCATCAACATCCACCACTCCTTCCTGCCGAGCTTCAAGGGCGCCAAGCCCTACCACCAGGCGCACGCCCGCGGGGTCAAGCTCATCGGGGCGACGGCGCACTACGTGACCGCCGACCTCGACGAGGGCCCGATCATCGAGCAGGAGGTCGAGCGGGTCGGCCACGACGTCACCCCCGACCAGCTGGTGGCCATCGGCCGTGACGTGGAGTGCCAGGCGCTGGCCCGCGCGGTGAAGTGGCACGCGGAGCACCGCATCCTGCTGAACGGCCGCCGCACGGTCGTCTTCGCCTGA
- a CDS encoding ABC transporter substrate-binding protein, with protein sequence MTGRRRTRTTSPTPPRPRKAKLLYASALVACASVAVGCGVIPGATGGSGDGPVKVMTWAPEKTNATNKPGMPALAKAYARWVNAHGGINGRQLEVLTCNDHNDPVAASHCAERAADEKVVAVVGSYSQHSRAFLSPLESAGIPYIGGFGVTDDEFTSPVSYPVNGGQGVLLAGLGEQLGKNCGPVSLIRPDTIAGDELPVLLDAGLKALGHPQAADQRAAEDATEYSRPTQLALQHATSEPSRQGCVVPALGDRTNTFMDSFRRDSTDYRKVHTGTVIGSIDQSQIDATGGKSGPYEGSYVTGWYPTANDARWYPMRAMLKEQAFGDNRIDPADAGVQTTWIAYTVLRKVIESLGAGEISPLTIRRELDDGLKVNTGGLTPTLSWRFDAQTAAADFPRLVNADVTFQVIRNGQLTSQRGGFVNMAKTLATAD encoded by the coding sequence ATGACCGGTAGGCGACGTACTCGCACCACCTCCCCCACTCCGCCCCGGCCCCGCAAGGCCAAGCTGCTGTACGCGAGCGCCTTAGTCGCATGCGCGTCGGTCGCCGTCGGATGCGGGGTCATCCCTGGTGCCACGGGGGGCTCCGGGGATGGCCCCGTCAAGGTGATGACCTGGGCCCCCGAGAAGACCAACGCGACGAACAAGCCCGGCATGCCGGCGCTGGCGAAGGCGTACGCCCGCTGGGTCAACGCCCACGGCGGCATCAACGGCCGGCAGCTGGAGGTCCTCACCTGCAACGACCACAACGACCCGGTCGCCGCCTCGCACTGCGCGGAGCGGGCCGCGGACGAGAAGGTCGTCGCGGTCGTGGGGTCCTACAGCCAGCACAGCCGCGCGTTCCTCTCCCCGCTGGAGAGCGCGGGCATCCCGTACATCGGAGGCTTCGGCGTCACCGACGACGAGTTCACGAGCCCCGTGTCCTATCCCGTCAACGGCGGCCAGGGCGTCCTGCTGGCGGGCCTCGGCGAGCAGCTCGGCAAGAACTGCGGACCGGTCTCGCTGATACGCCCGGACACCATCGCGGGTGACGAGCTGCCGGTGCTGCTCGACGCCGGCCTGAAGGCGCTGGGGCACCCGCAGGCCGCGGACCAGCGGGCGGCCGAGGACGCCACCGAGTACTCCCGGCCGACGCAGCTGGCGCTCCAGCACGCGACGTCCGAGCCGAGTCGCCAGGGCTGCGTGGTCCCCGCGCTCGGCGACCGCACGAACACCTTCATGGACTCGTTCCGGCGCGACAGCACGGACTACCGGAAGGTGCACACGGGGACGGTCATCGGCAGCATCGACCAGTCGCAGATCGACGCCACCGGCGGCAAGTCTGGCCCCTACGAGGGTTCGTACGTCACCGGCTGGTACCCGACCGCGAACGACGCGCGCTGGTACCCGATGCGCGCGATGCTCAAGGAGCAGGCGTTCGGCGACAACCGGATCGACCCCGCCGACGCCGGGGTGCAGACCACCTGGATCGCCTACACCGTGCTGAGGAAGGTCATCGAGTCGCTCGGCGCGGGGGAGATCTCGCCCCTCACCATCCGGCGCGAGCTCGACGACGGCCTCAAGGTGAACACGGGCGGGCTCACGCCCACCCTCAGCTGGCGCTTCGACGCCCAGACCGCGGCCGCCGACTTCCCGCGCCTGGTCAACGCCGACGTCACCTTCCAGGTCATCCGCAACGGTCAGCTGACCTCGCAGCGGGGCGGTTTCGTCAACATGGCGAAGACGCTGGCCACCGCCGACTAG
- a CDS encoding transcriptional regulator translates to MAARPLIARQPNERLQALIQEAGCSNAGLARRVNMCGAEHGLDLRYDKTSVARWLRGQQPRGRAPAIIAEALGRKLGRTVTIDEIGMANGKNLASGVGLQFSPTILGAIEQVCELWRSDVGRRDFLSGSSVAASALVEPSRDWLISSPDSQVARSAGPRVGLSDVAAVRAMTQALVDLDHQYGSGHVRPVVVHYLNSVVSGLLAGSYREAVGRELFAAVSRLTELAGYMAIDTGQPGLAQRYYIQALRLAQAAGDRGYGGYVLAASMSHLAAQLGNPREIAQLARAAQEGARGRVTPRAESMFHAAEARGHALLGDARAAQVASGRAVTALENADAASGDDPAWIAHFDEAYLADELAHCHRDLGQAEAAARCAEESLAGHPESRARRRAIGYVLLATAQVQKREVEQACHTGLRAVELLGTLRSNRGAEYLEDLQQRLQPFRDEAVVREFGARMELQAAA, encoded by the coding sequence ATGGCCGCAAGGCCTCTGATCGCCAGGCAGCCGAACGAGCGGCTTCAGGCGCTCATCCAGGAAGCGGGATGCTCGAACGCCGGGCTGGCCCGCCGGGTGAACATGTGCGGAGCGGAGCACGGGCTCGACCTGCGCTATGACAAGACGTCCGTCGCGCGCTGGCTGCGCGGCCAGCAGCCCCGGGGGCGCGCTCCGGCGATCATCGCCGAGGCGCTGGGGCGCAAGCTCGGCAGGACGGTCACGATCGACGAGATCGGCATGGCCAACGGCAAGAACCTGGCGTCCGGCGTCGGTCTCCAGTTCTCGCCGACGATACTGGGCGCCATCGAGCAGGTCTGCGAGCTGTGGCGCAGCGACGTGGGACGGCGGGACTTCCTGTCCGGGTCGTCCGTCGCCGCCTCCGCGCTCGTCGAGCCGAGCCGCGACTGGCTGATCTCCTCCCCCGACTCGCAGGTGGCCCGCTCGGCCGGGCCGCGTGTCGGGCTCTCGGACGTGGCGGCGGTCCGCGCCATGACCCAGGCCCTCGTCGACCTGGACCACCAGTACGGCAGCGGGCACGTGCGCCCGGTCGTCGTGCACTACCTGAACAGCGTGGTCTCCGGGCTGCTCGCCGGCTCCTACCGCGAGGCGGTCGGACGCGAGCTGTTCGCGGCCGTGTCCCGGCTGACGGAGCTCGCCGGCTACATGGCCATCGACACCGGCCAGCCCGGGCTCGCCCAGCGTTACTACATCCAGGCGCTGCGGCTCGCCCAGGCGGCGGGCGACCGCGGTTACGGCGGCTACGTCCTGGCCGCGTCCATGAGCCACCTGGCCGCCCAGCTCGGGAACCCGCGCGAGATCGCGCAGCTGGCCCGCGCGGCCCAGGAAGGGGCGCGCGGCCGGGTGACTCCGCGGGCGGAGTCGATGTTCCACGCCGCCGAGGCGCGCGGGCACGCGCTGCTGGGCGACGCGCGCGCCGCCCAGGTGGCGTCCGGCCGGGCCGTCACGGCCCTGGAGAACGCGGACGCGGCCTCCGGGGACGATCCGGCGTGGATCGCGCACTTCGACGAGGCCTATCTGGCCGACGAGCTGGCCCACTGCCACCGTGACCTCGGCCAGGCCGAGGCCGCCGCGCGGTGCGCCGAGGAGTCGCTGGCCGGCCATCCCGAGTCGCGTGCCCGCCGCCGGGCCATCGGTTATGTGCTGCTCGCCACGGCACAGGTGCAGAAGCGCGAGGTGGAGCAGGCCTGTCACACCGGTCTGCGCGCGGTCGAACTCCTCGGCACGCTCCGCTCCAACCGGGGCGCCGAGTATCTGGAGGACCTCCAACAGCGCCTCCAGCCCTTCCGTGACGAGGCCGTGGTGCGGGAGTTCGGGGCGCGCATGGAGCTGCAAGCGGCGGCGTGA
- a CDS encoding bifunctional DNA primase/polymerase produces MEETIAGTESAQIPQQRGESLRETAVRYAEERHWDVFPGTWLEAAGGVQLCSCGDPACAAPGAHPAREDWATLATGSVTVAGRLWSLQPSASILLPTGRTFDAIDVPESAGFLALARMRRMELALGPVTCTPDRRMQFFVLPGAVAKIPDLVRALGWTPASLDLTTLGEGSYVAAPPTRVGSRGAVQWACRPTPANRWLPDAEELISPLAYACGRDR; encoded by the coding sequence GTGGAAGAGACCATCGCAGGCACCGAGTCCGCACAGATCCCCCAGCAGCGTGGCGAGTCGCTGCGGGAAACCGCCGTGCGCTATGCCGAGGAACGCCACTGGGACGTGTTCCCCGGCACCTGGCTGGAAGCGGCCGGCGGAGTGCAGCTCTGTTCCTGCGGCGACCCCGCCTGCGCCGCCCCCGGCGCGCACCCCGCGCGCGAGGACTGGGCGACCCTGGCCACCGGGAGCGTGACCGTCGCGGGGCGGCTCTGGTCCTTGCAGCCGTCCGCGTCGATCCTGCTGCCGACGGGCCGCACGTTCGACGCGATCGACGTGCCCGAGTCGGCCGGGTTCCTGGCGCTCGCCCGTATGCGGCGGATGGAGCTCGCCCTCGGCCCGGTGACCTGCACCCCGGACCGCCGGATGCAGTTCTTCGTGCTGCCCGGGGCGGTGGCGAAGATCCCCGATCTCGTACGGGCGCTGGGCTGGACGCCGGCCTCGCTCGACCTCACCACGCTCGGCGAGGGCTCCTACGTGGCCGCGCCGCCGACCCGGGTCGGCTCCCGGGGCGCCGTGCAGTGGGCCTGCCGTCCGACCCCCGCCAACCGCTGGCTCCCGGACGCGGAGGAGCTGATCTCCCCGCTGGCGTACGCGTGCGGGCGGGACCGGTAG
- a CDS encoding ABC transporter ATP-binding protein has product MSEGAKDGGVPAVRVRGLWKRFGEQVAVAGIDLELPSGQFIGLVGPNGAGKTTTLSMVTGLLRPDQGTVEVAGHDVWRDPVEVKARIGVLPEGLRLFERLSGRELLAYNGRLRGLPGAEVDKRATQLLDVLDLAGAQHKLVVDYSTGMRKKIGLACALLHNPEVLFLDEPFEGVDPVSAQIIRGVLERYTASGATVVFSSHVMELVESLCDWVAVMAAGRIRAHGPLADVRGGAPSLQQAFLELVGAHGRGTGADLDWLGGGAPR; this is encoded by the coding sequence ATGAGCGAGGGAGCGAAGGACGGCGGTGTGCCCGCCGTACGTGTGCGGGGGCTCTGGAAACGGTTCGGCGAGCAGGTCGCCGTGGCCGGGATCGATCTGGAGCTTCCCTCGGGGCAGTTCATCGGGCTCGTCGGGCCGAACGGGGCGGGCAAGACCACCACGCTGTCGATGGTGACCGGGCTGCTCAGGCCCGATCAGGGCACCGTCGAGGTGGCCGGTCACGACGTCTGGCGCGACCCGGTGGAGGTCAAGGCCCGGATCGGTGTGCTGCCCGAGGGGCTGCGGCTCTTCGAGCGGCTCTCGGGCCGCGAACTGCTGGCGTACAACGGGCGGTTGCGGGGCCTTCCCGGCGCCGAGGTCGACAAGCGCGCCACCCAGCTCCTCGACGTCCTCGACCTCGCGGGCGCCCAGCACAAACTCGTCGTCGACTACTCGACCGGCATGCGCAAGAAGATCGGCCTGGCCTGCGCGCTCCTGCACAACCCCGAAGTCCTGTTCCTGGACGAGCCGTTCGAGGGGGTGGACCCGGTCTCCGCGCAGATCATCCGGGGCGTTCTGGAGCGGTACACCGCCTCCGGCGCCACCGTCGTCTTCTCCTCCCACGTGATGGAGCTGGTCGAGTCGCTGTGCGACTGGGTCGCCGTCATGGCGGCCGGACGCATCCGCGCGCACGGCCCGCTCGCGGACGTACGCGGCGGCGCGCCCTCGCTCCAGCAGGCCTTCCTGGAGCTTGTCGGCGCGCACGGCCGCGGGACCGGGGCCGACCTGGACTGGCTGGGCGGCGGGGCACCCCGGTGA